In Acidovorax sp. GBBC 1281, a single window of DNA contains:
- the xth gene encoding exodeoxyribonuclease III, translating into MKLATWNINSLSVRLPQVIAWLADNPVDALCLQELKLVDEKFPHEALKEIGYHAVAFGQKTYNGVAILSRSPLRDVVRNIPAHEDAQARVIAATLDTPDGPLRLVNGYFVNGQAPGSEKFSYKMLWLEALHRWLREELQAHPRLALLGDFNVAPEDRDSFDPVGLKDTIHHTVEERGHFQQLLQLGLTDAYRLFDQPEKSYSWWDYRMLGFQKNRGLRIDHILVSEALRGRVTACTIDRAPRKNPQPSDHAPVVATLD; encoded by the coding sequence ATGAAACTTGCCACCTGGAACATCAACTCCCTCTCCGTGCGCCTGCCCCAGGTGATCGCCTGGCTCGCCGACAACCCCGTTGACGCGCTGTGCCTGCAGGAACTGAAGCTGGTGGACGAAAAGTTTCCCCACGAAGCGTTGAAGGAGATCGGCTACCACGCGGTGGCCTTCGGTCAGAAAACCTACAACGGCGTCGCCATCCTGAGCCGCAGCCCGCTGCGCGACGTGGTGCGGAACATCCCCGCCCACGAAGACGCGCAGGCCCGCGTGATCGCCGCCACCCTGGACACCCCGGACGGCCCCCTGCGGCTGGTGAATGGCTATTTCGTCAACGGCCAGGCACCGGGATCGGAAAAATTCTCCTACAAGATGCTGTGGCTCGAAGCGCTGCACCGCTGGCTGCGCGAGGAATTGCAGGCGCACCCGCGCCTGGCCCTGCTGGGCGATTTCAACGTGGCCCCCGAAGACCGCGACTCGTTCGATCCGGTGGGCCTCAAGGACACCATCCACCACACCGTGGAGGAACGCGGCCACTTCCAGCAGCTGCTGCAACTGGGCTTGACCGACGCCTACCGCCTGTTCGACCAGCCCGAAAAGAGCTACTCGTGGTGGGACTACCGCATGCTGGGCTTTCAGAAGAACCGCGGCCTGCGCATCGACCACATCCTGGTGAGCGAAGCGCTGCGGGGGCGCGTGACGGCCTGCACCATCGACCGCGCGCCGCGCAAGAACCCGCAGCCCAGCGACCACGCGCCGGTCGTCGCCACGCTGGACTGA
- a CDS encoding ferritin-like domain-containing protein — protein sequence MSDFNDANRDPLTNEPGAHPVGTGVGAAGGAMAGAAAGAFGGPIGAAVGGVAGAVVGGLAGKAAAESVNPTVEDAYWRESYDREPYYVKGRAYDEYRPAYELGWSSVGRYDGDFEAVEPNLARDWGTARSTSRLEWEEARPAARAAWERAGRGTTLASDSTYGNTYDNTTALVDNDDVVDVLDDLLESCRDGEYGFKASAEHADSPELKGIFLRHASECAAAATELEREIRNHGGEPSSGGSMSGALHRGWVSVKAAMSTRDDKAVLEECERGEDAAVARYRKALKASLPANVRAMVERQAEGAQRNHDEVRALRNRFQAAA from the coding sequence ATGTCCGATTTCAACGATGCAAACCGCGACCCTCTGACCAACGAGCCTGGCGCACATCCCGTGGGCACCGGCGTCGGCGCTGCTGGTGGCGCGATGGCGGGAGCGGCGGCCGGTGCCTTCGGCGGCCCGATCGGCGCCGCGGTGGGTGGTGTGGCGGGTGCGGTGGTCGGCGGCCTGGCCGGCAAGGCGGCTGCCGAGTCCGTCAACCCCACCGTGGAAGACGCCTACTGGCGTGAAAGCTACGACCGCGAGCCCTACTATGTAAAGGGCCGTGCCTATGACGAATACCGTCCTGCCTACGAACTTGGCTGGAGCTCGGTCGGCCGCTACGACGGTGACTTCGAAGCCGTCGAACCCAACCTGGCCCGCGACTGGGGCACGGCACGCTCGACCAGCCGCCTGGAATGGGAAGAAGCCCGTCCCGCTGCCCGCGCCGCCTGGGAGCGCGCAGGCCGCGGCACCACTTTGGCCTCCGACTCCACGTACGGCAACACCTACGACAACACCACCGCCCTGGTGGACAACGACGACGTGGTCGATGTGCTGGACGACCTGCTGGAATCCTGCCGCGATGGCGAATACGGCTTCAAGGCTTCGGCCGAGCACGCCGACTCGCCGGAACTGAAGGGCATCTTCCTGCGCCATGCCAGCGAATGTGCAGCTGCGGCCACGGAACTGGAACGCGAAATCCGCAACCACGGTGGCGAGCCATCCAGCGGTGGTTCGATGTCCGGTGCGCTGCATCGCGGCTGGGTGTCCGTCAAGGCGGCGATGTCCACGCGTGACGACAAGGCCGTGCTGGAAGAGTGCGAGCGCGGCGAGGACGCGGCCGTGGCCCGTTACCGCAAGGCGCTGAAGGCGTCTCTGCCGGCCAACGTGCGTGCCATGGTGGAACGCCAGGCCGAAGGCGCCCAGCGCAACCACGACGAAGTGCGTGCCTTGCGCAATCGCTTCCAGGCTGCGGCATAA
- a CDS encoding PAS domain S-box protein, giving the protein MAVSTRSGGIGGLHDHAMGDWRWRRGAALVVAMALLGAWLVVETVAHVRAAGRGEERSRQLAHTADSLLNQSMGSPILGAVTLLGLSEPALKEVATGELPPDAPEALARLAVVRGRFLMSGVYVMSRDGTVVAHETPGAPSTGINLAYRPYFQQAIRGGVNVYPALGSNTQERGLYYAAPLYEGDSPASAIIGVVMVKVSFDAFDAQMARSGYPMLLMSPKGVVFSSTRPEWRYAMAPPLTQARIDAVRDQRQFGKLFDNGVASALPFRLDAREVVVDGTTYALDKHPLDWKDPDGTWQLVALDDVSALLAPSRRWLIGGGTFALLLLMGGMMLEMLRHRARMAAAMERFQVLGAALQSSPVAVVITDAQGRIDWVNTEYERNSGRSLQEVRGKKPSVISSGQTPPETYQQLWARLLSGQSWRGEFINRRADGTLFHEEATLSPVFDQRGRRIAIVGLHEDVTDRITAHHELQRRERLLNDLLAQQTAIFDNAPPILLVCDGLCRQFNPAFAELMKGTVADLLGQPVSRLFGGAQRHGVFLERTGPRLEAGQAVREVCTLQRLDGTAFEARVSGRGLDMDGFSDSCLWVIEDVSEARAAEEAMREINDRLALAQEAGKVGVFDLDLASDRLVWSDKLESLYGVPPQPEGRSLQDWLDRLHPDDRVRAQARIDSALAGSDGQLQDSWRVVRHDGEVRWFLCAARIIRDEEGRARRLIGVQVDVNDQKLLEAQVAEQLVFQQALIDAIPVPLFYKDAEGRYVGFNHAYERAFGVRRDDLIGRTVLDLHYLPEAERAAFDSDAQFALSGAQSVHKEVDLPYADGEIHHTLFWLHGFQRPDGTAGGAIGTFVDITDRQRAERELRRAKEMAEETTALKSNFLANMSHEIRTPMNAIIGMSHLALKSGLTPRQSGYVSKIQQAGQHLLGVINDILDFSKIEAGKLIVEKQPFVLDRMLEGVADVVGYKAGVKGLELVLDAAADVPAHLVGDALRLGQILINFANNAIKFTERGEIHILVRVLERAAQRVLLRFEVRDTGIGMTPEQMGRLFQSFQQADASTTRRYGGTGLGLAICKNLAELMGGEVGAESEPGKGSAFWVTLPLDCGVPAPALRPPPGVRGRRVLVVDDNQTAATVLSDMLQAMGFETTEVESGLQALAALRQGIDEQRPYGLLLIDWHMPGMDGIELARRIREIGMDRVPQMLMVTAYGREEVMQAARAQGIETVLVKPVSASVLYDTLVQPLEHGWMPTQAHLAQPGGDQPPLAVRGAHVLLVEDNELNQLVALELLRDAGFVVDVAPHGQAALDCIGRQDYDAVLMDMQMPVMDGETATRALRADPRHSSLPIIAMTANAMESDRQRCFAAGMDDHVPKPIEPAVLWRALARWIRPRPGLGVRLDGAGGAAGEGAAMPGPAAPAPAATGMAGPAPLPGGVPGLDTVLGLQRALGRPALYADMLRRFAEGQRHVARDLSAAVQAQDWEQAERLAHTLRSVAANIGAQPLSSEAEALEQALRSGQRSAALQRLCDGVDRRAGELLQGLDAWAAAAQPAAPAPADAVPGQPAPLALRPALQRLQVLLQADDPAAVEHLQQNRPLLESALGAAFVALESDTRSFEFERALDTLHAAAQSDLDGSEPSPGGPA; this is encoded by the coding sequence ATGGCGGTGAGCACCCGCTCCGGCGGCATCGGCGGCTTGCACGACCACGCCATGGGCGACTGGCGGTGGCGCCGCGGTGCCGCGCTGGTCGTTGCCATGGCGCTGCTCGGTGCATGGCTGGTGGTCGAAACCGTGGCGCACGTGCGCGCGGCGGGCCGGGGGGAGGAGCGCAGCCGCCAGCTGGCGCACACGGCCGATTCGCTGCTCAACCAAAGCATGGGCAGCCCGATCCTCGGTGCCGTGACGCTGCTGGGGCTCAGCGAGCCCGCGCTGAAAGAGGTCGCGACCGGCGAGCTGCCCCCCGATGCGCCCGAGGCGCTCGCCCGCCTGGCCGTGGTGCGCGGCCGGTTCCTCATGAGCGGCGTGTACGTGATGTCGCGCGATGGCACCGTGGTCGCCCACGAGACGCCGGGCGCGCCGTCCACCGGCATCAACCTGGCTTACCGGCCTTACTTCCAGCAGGCGATCCGGGGCGGGGTGAACGTGTACCCGGCGCTGGGCAGCAACACGCAGGAGCGCGGCCTGTACTACGCCGCGCCGCTGTACGAGGGCGATTCGCCGGCCAGCGCCATCATCGGCGTGGTGATGGTCAAGGTGTCGTTCGATGCGTTCGACGCGCAGATGGCCCGCTCCGGCTATCCCATGCTGCTGATGTCGCCCAAAGGCGTGGTGTTTTCTTCCACCCGGCCCGAATGGCGCTACGCCATGGCGCCCCCGCTCACCCAGGCGCGCATCGATGCCGTGCGCGATCAGCGGCAGTTCGGCAAGCTCTTCGACAACGGCGTGGCGTCGGCGCTGCCGTTCCGGCTCGATGCGCGCGAGGTGGTCGTGGACGGCACGACCTACGCGCTCGACAAGCACCCGCTCGACTGGAAGGACCCCGACGGCACCTGGCAGCTCGTCGCGCTGGACGATGTGAGCGCGCTGCTGGCCCCGTCGCGGCGCTGGCTGATCGGCGGCGGCACCTTCGCCCTGCTGCTGCTCATGGGCGGGATGATGCTGGAGATGCTGCGCCACCGCGCCCGCATGGCGGCTGCGATGGAGCGGTTCCAGGTGCTGGGCGCGGCGCTGCAGAGCAGCCCCGTGGCCGTGGTCATCACCGATGCGCAGGGCCGCATCGACTGGGTCAACACCGAATACGAGCGCAACAGCGGGCGCTCGCTGCAGGAGGTGCGCGGCAAAAAGCCCTCGGTCATCTCCAGCGGCCAGACGCCGCCGGAGACCTACCAGCAGCTGTGGGCCCGATTGCTGTCGGGCCAGTCGTGGCGGGGCGAATTCATCAACCGCCGGGCGGACGGCACCCTGTTCCATGAAGAGGCCACGCTCTCGCCCGTGTTCGACCAGCGCGGCCGGCGCATCGCCATCGTCGGGCTGCACGAAGACGTCACCGACCGCATCACCGCCCACCATGAGCTGCAGCGGCGCGAGCGCCTGCTCAACGACCTGCTGGCCCAGCAGACCGCCATCTTCGACAACGCGCCGCCCATCCTGCTGGTGTGCGACGGCCTGTGCCGCCAGTTCAACCCGGCGTTCGCCGAGCTCATGAAAGGCACCGTCGCCGACCTGCTGGGCCAACCCGTGTCTCGCCTGTTCGGCGGCGCGCAGCGGCACGGCGTGTTCCTGGAGCGCACCGGCCCCCGGCTGGAGGCGGGGCAGGCGGTGCGGGAGGTCTGCACGCTGCAGCGCCTGGACGGCACGGCGTTCGAGGCCCGCGTGTCCGGCCGCGGCCTGGACATGGACGGCTTCAGCGACTCGTGCCTGTGGGTGATCGAGGACGTGAGCGAGGCCCGCGCGGCCGAAGAGGCCATGCGCGAGATCAACGACCGCCTGGCGCTGGCGCAGGAGGCCGGCAAGGTCGGCGTGTTCGACCTGGACCTGGCCTCGGACCGGCTGGTGTGGAGCGACAAGCTCGAATCCCTCTACGGCGTGCCCCCGCAGCCCGAAGGGCGCAGCCTGCAGGACTGGCTCGACCGGCTGCACCCCGATGACCGGGTCCGCGCCCAGGCGCGCATCGACAGCGCCCTGGCCGGCAGCGACGGCCAGTTGCAGGACTCCTGGCGCGTGGTGCGCCACGATGGTGAGGTGCGCTGGTTCCTGTGCGCGGCGCGCATCATCCGCGACGAAGAAGGCCGCGCGCGGCGCCTCATCGGCGTGCAGGTGGACGTGAACGACCAGAAGCTGCTGGAGGCGCAGGTGGCCGAGCAACTGGTGTTCCAGCAGGCGCTCATCGACGCGATCCCGGTGCCGTTGTTCTACAAGGACGCGGAAGGGCGCTACGTGGGCTTCAACCACGCCTACGAGCGCGCCTTCGGCGTGCGGCGCGACGACCTCATCGGCCGCACCGTGCTGGACCTGCACTACCTTCCCGAGGCCGAGCGCGCCGCCTTCGACTCCGATGCGCAGTTCGCGCTGAGTGGCGCGCAGTCGGTGCACAAGGAGGTGGACCTGCCGTATGCCGACGGCGAGATCCACCACACGCTGTTCTGGCTGCATGGATTCCAGCGGCCCGATGGCACGGCGGGCGGCGCCATCGGCACGTTCGTGGACATCACCGACCGCCAGCGCGCCGAGCGCGAACTGCGCCGCGCCAAGGAGATGGCGGAGGAGACCACCGCGCTCAAGTCCAATTTCCTGGCCAACATGAGCCACGAGATCCGCACGCCGATGAACGCCATCATCGGGATGTCGCACCTGGCGCTCAAATCGGGCCTCACGCCGCGCCAGAGCGGCTATGTCTCCAAGATCCAGCAGGCCGGCCAGCACCTGCTGGGCGTCATCAACGACATCCTGGATTTCTCCAAGATCGAGGCCGGCAAGCTCATCGTCGAGAAGCAGCCCTTCGTGCTGGATCGCATGCTGGAGGGCGTGGCGGACGTGGTGGGCTACAAGGCCGGCGTGAAGGGGCTGGAGCTGGTGCTCGATGCGGCGGCCGACGTGCCCGCGCACCTGGTGGGCGATGCGTTGCGGCTGGGGCAGATCCTCATCAACTTCGCCAACAACGCCATCAAGTTCACCGAGCGTGGCGAGATCCACATCCTGGTGCGCGTGCTGGAGCGCGCAGCCCAGCGCGTGCTGCTGCGCTTCGAGGTGCGCGACACCGGCATCGGCATGACGCCCGAGCAGATGGGGCGGCTGTTCCAGAGCTTCCAGCAGGCCGATGCGTCCACCACGCGGCGCTATGGCGGCACCGGCCTGGGCCTGGCCATCTGCAAGAACCTGGCCGAACTCATGGGCGGCGAGGTGGGCGCGGAGAGCGAACCCGGCAAGGGCTCGGCCTTCTGGGTGACGCTGCCGCTGGACTGCGGCGTGCCCGCGCCCGCGCTGCGGCCGCCGCCTGGCGTGCGCGGGCGCCGCGTGCTGGTGGTGGATGACAACCAGACGGCGGCCACCGTGCTGTCCGACATGCTGCAGGCCATGGGCTTCGAGACCACCGAGGTGGAGTCCGGCCTGCAGGCGCTGGCCGCGCTGCGCCAGGGGATCGACGAGCAGCGTCCCTACGGCCTGCTGCTGATCGACTGGCACATGCCGGGCATGGACGGCATCGAGCTGGCCCGACGCATCCGCGAGATCGGCATGGACCGCGTGCCGCAGATGCTGATGGTCACCGCCTACGGGCGCGAGGAGGTGATGCAGGCGGCCCGTGCGCAGGGCATCGAGACCGTGCTGGTCAAGCCGGTGAGCGCCTCGGTGCTGTACGACACGCTGGTGCAGCCGCTGGAGCATGGCTGGATGCCCACCCAGGCCCATCTGGCCCAGCCGGGGGGCGACCAGCCGCCGCTGGCGGTGCGCGGGGCCCACGTCCTGTTGGTGGAGGACAACGAACTCAACCAGTTGGTGGCCCTGGAACTGCTGCGCGACGCCGGCTTCGTGGTGGACGTGGCGCCCCATGGGCAGGCGGCGCTCGATTGCATCGGGCGCCAGGACTACGACGCCGTGCTGATGGACATGCAGATGCCCGTGATGGACGGCGAGACCGCCACACGCGCCCTGCGAGCCGACCCGCGCCACTCCAGCCTGCCGATCATCGCCATGACCGCGAACGCCATGGAATCCGACCGCCAGCGCTGCTTTGCCGCCGGCATGGACGACCACGTCCCCAAGCCCATCGAGCCGGCGGTGCTCTGGCGCGCCCTGGCGCGGTGGATCCGTCCACGCCCAGGGCTCGGCGTGCGGCTGGACGGGGCGGGCGGTGCGGCCGGGGAAGGCGCGGCAATGCCGGGCCCCGCCGCGCCGGCCCCGGCGGCCACCGGCATGGCGGGGCCGGCGCCGCTGCCCGGCGGGGTGCCAGGGCTGGACACGGTGCTCGGGCTGCAGCGCGCGCTGGGCCGGCCGGCGCTGTATGCCGACATGCTGCGCCGTTTCGCGGAGGGCCAGCGCCACGTGGCGCGCGACCTTTCGGCGGCGGTGCAGGCGCAGGACTGGGAGCAGGCCGAGCGGCTGGCGCACACCCTGCGCTCGGTGGCGGCCAACATCGGCGCGCAGCCGCTGTCCAGCGAGGCAGAGGCCCTGGAACAGGCCCTGCGCAGCGGCCAGCGCAGCGCCGCGCTGCAGCGCCTTTGCGACGGCGTGGACCGGCGCGCGGGCGAACTGCTTCAGGGGCTGGATGCCTGGGCCGCGGCAGCGCAGCCCGCGGCGCCCGCGCCGGCCGACGCCGTGCCGGGCCAGCCGGCGCCGCTGGCACTGCGCCCGGCCCTGCAGCGGCTGCAGGTGCTGCTGCAGGCCGACGATCCGGCCGCGGTGGAGCATCTGCAGCAAAATAGGCCGCTGCTGGAAAGTGCGTTGGGCGCGGCGTTCGTCGCGCTGGAATCGGATACCCGGAGTTTCGAGTTTGAGCGGGCCTTGGACACGCTGCATGCTGCGGCGCAATCGGACCTCGACGGGTCCGAGCCTTCTCCAGGCGGGCCCGCATGA
- a CDS encoding mechanosensitive ion channel family protein, which yields MLDFLSLSPWLATLLGASLAAMAGAMAHRIAALLALRATRGLPVLQTVVQACVPAMRVLLPLFATQLVWVAAADTLPHLGTVRHLTGLALIAVTAWALIAAIGGVADGLIARYPANVEDNLTARRVATQARVLSRTAMTGVVMAAVSLMLMTFPGARQVGASLLASAGVVGIVAGIAARPVFSNIIAGLQIALAQPIRIDDVLIVQGEWGRVEEITGTYVVLAIWDERRLIIPLQWFIENPFQNWTRTSSQILGTVFLFADYRLPLDPLRAELDRILKTAPEWDRRVSVLQLTDVTERTIQIRVLVSARSSGLAFDLRCRVREALVTFIQREYPDCLPQVRGPQEAARADASLAPLP from the coding sequence ATGCTGGATTTTCTGTCCCTCTCCCCCTGGCTCGCCACCTTGCTCGGCGCCAGCCTGGCCGCCATGGCCGGTGCCATGGCCCACCGCATCGCCGCGCTGCTCGCCCTGCGGGCCACGCGCGGGCTGCCCGTGCTGCAGACCGTCGTGCAGGCCTGCGTGCCCGCCATGCGCGTGCTGCTGCCCTTGTTCGCCACGCAACTGGTCTGGGTGGCCGCCGCCGATACGCTGCCCCACCTCGGCACGGTGCGGCACCTCACGGGGCTGGCGCTCATCGCGGTGACGGCCTGGGCGCTGATCGCCGCCATCGGCGGGGTGGCGGACGGGCTCATCGCCCGCTATCCGGCGAACGTGGAAGACAACCTGACGGCGCGCCGCGTCGCCACCCAGGCCCGGGTGCTGTCGCGCACTGCCATGACGGGCGTGGTGATGGCCGCCGTGTCGCTCATGCTCATGACCTTTCCCGGCGCCCGGCAGGTGGGCGCCAGCCTGCTGGCCTCGGCCGGCGTGGTCGGCATCGTGGCCGGTATCGCGGCACGGCCCGTGTTCAGCAACATCATCGCGGGCCTGCAGATCGCGCTGGCCCAGCCCATCCGCATCGACGACGTGCTGATCGTGCAGGGAGAATGGGGCCGCGTGGAGGAAATCACGGGCACCTACGTGGTGCTGGCCATCTGGGACGAGCGGCGGCTGATCATCCCGCTGCAGTGGTTCATCGAGAACCCTTTCCAGAACTGGACCCGCACCAGCTCGCAGATCCTGGGCACCGTGTTCCTTTTCGCGGACTACCGCCTGCCGCTGGACCCGCTGCGTGCCGAACTGGACCGCATCCTGAAGACGGCACCGGAGTGGGACCGGCGTGTGAGCGTGCTGCAGCTCACCGACGTGACCGAGCGCACCATCCAGATCCGCGTGCTGGTCTCGGCCCGATCGTCGGGCCTGGCGTTCGACCTGCGCTGCCGGGTCCGCGAGGCGCTGGTCACCTTCATCCAGCGCGAATACCCCGACTGCCTGCCGCAGGTGCGCGGCCCGCAGGAGGCCGCGCGTGCCGACGCATCGCTCGCTCCGTTGCCATGA
- the ntrC gene encoding nitrogen regulation protein NR(I), giving the protein MKPIWIVDDDPSIRFVLEKALARESLPTRSFTHPREVLEALAEITPGDPERQGPQVLVSDIRMPGGSGLQLLEKVREQQPGLPVIIMTAYSDLDSAVSAFQRGAFEYLPKPFDLPKAVELIRRAVEESQREEVTEERQTATPEMLGQAPAMQDVFRAIGRLSQSQVTVLITGESGSGKELVARALHKHSPVAGGPFVAINTAAIPKDLLESELFGHERGAFTGAQTQRRGRFEQAEGGTLFLDEIGDMPFDLQTRLLRVLSDGQFYRVGGHAGVKAHVRVIAATHQDLERRVKDGVFREDLFHRLNVIRLRLPALRERHEDVPMLTRHFLQQSARQLGVEPKRISDAALVRLGQFGFPGNVRQLENICHWLTVMAPAQVISLQDLPPEVLEAPVAATPLEVAAAVPEPLREAPVSALAAPASQGTAPAIPAAALPREDRGFAAPALGAAIPPAGASQVILADPPGWEQALEAEAHKLLSGGQTEVWDALSRRFESRLIRTALAATHGRRMEAAQRLGIGRNTITRKIQELGLDAPEDA; this is encoded by the coding sequence ATGAAGCCGATCTGGATAGTAGATGACGACCCCTCGATCCGCTTCGTCCTAGAGAAGGCGCTGGCACGCGAGAGCTTGCCGACGCGCAGCTTCACCCACCCGCGCGAGGTGCTGGAAGCGCTGGCTGAAATCACCCCCGGCGATCCCGAGCGGCAAGGTCCGCAGGTGCTGGTGAGCGACATCCGTATGCCGGGTGGCTCGGGCCTGCAGCTGCTGGAGAAAGTGCGCGAACAGCAGCCGGGCCTGCCCGTCATCATCATGACGGCGTATTCCGATCTGGACAGCGCGGTCTCCGCTTTTCAGCGTGGCGCTTTCGAATACCTTCCCAAGCCCTTCGACCTGCCCAAGGCGGTGGAACTGATCCGCCGCGCCGTCGAAGAAAGCCAGCGCGAAGAAGTCACTGAAGAGCGCCAGACCGCCACCCCTGAAATGCTGGGACAGGCCCCGGCCATGCAGGACGTGTTCCGGGCCATCGGGCGACTGAGCCAGAGCCAGGTCACGGTGCTCATCACCGGCGAATCGGGCTCGGGCAAGGAACTGGTGGCGCGCGCGCTGCACAAGCATTCGCCCGTGGCCGGCGGCCCCTTCGTGGCCATCAACACCGCGGCCATCCCGAAAGACCTGCTGGAAAGCGAACTGTTCGGCCACGAGCGCGGCGCGTTCACCGGCGCGCAGACGCAGCGGCGCGGGCGCTTCGAGCAGGCGGAGGGCGGCACACTGTTCCTCGATGAAATCGGCGACATGCCGTTCGACCTGCAGACGCGGCTGCTGCGCGTGCTGTCCGACGGCCAGTTCTACCGCGTGGGCGGCCATGCCGGCGTCAAGGCCCATGTGCGGGTGATCGCGGCGACCCACCAGGACCTGGAACGCCGGGTGAAGGACGGCGTGTTCCGCGAAGACCTTTTCCACCGCCTCAACGTCATCCGGTTGCGTCTGCCCGCGCTGCGCGAGCGCCATGAAGACGTGCCCATGCTGACGCGGCACTTCCTGCAGCAGAGCGCGCGGCAACTGGGCGTGGAACCCAAGCGCATCTCCGACGCCGCGCTCGTCCGGCTGGGTCAGTTCGGCTTTCCAGGCAACGTGCGGCAACTGGAGAACATCTGCCACTGGCTGACCGTGATGGCACCAGCGCAGGTGATCTCGCTGCAGGATCTGCCGCCCGAAGTCCTGGAGGCGCCGGTGGCGGCAACGCCGCTGGAAGTCGCGGCGGCCGTGCCGGAGCCGCTCCGGGAAGCGCCGGTGTCCGCGCTGGCGGCCCCGGCTTCGCAAGGCACCGCACCGGCCATTCCTGCGGCGGCGCTGCCCCGGGAAGACCGGGGGTTTGCGGCGCCGGCCCTGGGTGCGGCCATCCCGCCGGCCGGGGCGTCGCAGGTGATCCTCGCCGACCCGCCGGGTTGGGAGCAGGCGCTGGAAGCCGAGGCGCACAAGCTGTTGTCCGGGGGGCAGACCGAGGTCTGGGATGCGCTGTCGCGGCGCTTCGAGTCGCGCCTCATCCGCACGGCGCTGGCCGCCACGCACGGACGGCGCATGGAGGCAGCGCAGCGCCTCGGAATCGGTCGCAACACCATCACGCGCAAGATCCAGGAGCTGGGCCTGGATGCACCCGAAGATGCATGA
- a CDS encoding response regulator, which translates to MALQLDGFTAAIANSGADALNYIEKHQPACVLLDFDMPGMDGLELARRVREKHKDDIVLIALTGWTDTNDRVTELLAVVDHHFLKPVDWRRLTGILSPLR; encoded by the coding sequence ATGGCCCTCCAACTGGATGGTTTTACCGCTGCGATTGCCAACAGCGGCGCGGACGCGCTGAACTACATCGAAAAGCACCAACCGGCCTGCGTGCTGCTGGATTTCGACATGCCGGGCATGGACGGGCTGGAACTGGCGCGGCGCGTGCGCGAAAAGCACAAGGACGACATCGTCCTGATCGCCCTGACCGGCTGGACGGACACCAACGACCGCGTCACCGAACTGCTGGCGGTGGTGGACCACCACTTTCTCAAGCCCGTCGACTGGCGGCGCCTCACGGGCATCCTGTCGCCGCTGCGCTGA
- a CDS encoding response regulator, producing MDIPHFYADESPFVEKPIATVLVVDDTPDNLTLMGTLLRDHYHVKVANQGEKALRIAQSAPPPDLILLDIMMPGIDGYEVCRQLKAHPQSRDIPIIFLTARSTSDDERTGLAAGAVDYITKPISPPILLARVHTHLALKATADFLRDKSAYLEREVAMRTLEVQAIQDVTIMAMTSLAETRDNETGNHIRRTQLYVKALAEHLRTHPRFEQALTERMIELLYKSAPLHDIGKIGIPDRILLKPGKLTVEEFEVMKTHTTLGRNAIEDAERRLGMRVAFLSVSKEIAYSHQEKWDGTGYPEGLAGDAIPVSARLMAVADVYDALISKRIYKPAYSHEQACATIVRGRGAHFDPDMVDAFVELADDFRDIAVKYPDPQ from the coding sequence ATGGACATTCCCCATTTCTATGCCGACGAGTCCCCTTTTGTCGAAAAGCCCATCGCCACCGTGCTGGTGGTGGACGACACGCCCGACAACCTCACGCTCATGGGGACGCTGCTGCGCGACCACTACCACGTCAAGGTCGCCAACCAGGGCGAGAAGGCCCTGCGCATCGCGCAGTCGGCCCCGCCGCCCGATCTGATCCTGCTGGACATCATGATGCCCGGCATCGACGGCTACGAGGTCTGCCGCCAGCTCAAGGCACACCCGCAGTCGCGCGACATTCCCATCATCTTCCTCACCGCGCGCTCCACGTCCGACGATGAGCGCACGGGCCTGGCGGCCGGCGCGGTGGACTACATCACCAAGCCCATCAGCCCGCCCATCCTGCTGGCACGCGTGCACACGCACCTGGCGCTGAAGGCCACCGCCGATTTCCTGCGCGACAAGAGCGCGTATCTCGAGCGCGAGGTGGCCATGCGCACGCTGGAGGTGCAGGCCATCCAGGACGTGACCATCATGGCCATGACCTCGCTGGCCGAAACGCGCGACAACGAAACGGGCAACCACATCCGGCGCACGCAGCTGTACGTGAAGGCCCTGGCCGAGCATCTGCGCACGCACCCGCGCTTCGAGCAGGCGCTGACCGAACGCATGATCGAGCTGCTGTACAAGTCGGCGCCGCTGCACGACATCGGCAAGATCGGCATTCCCGACCGTATCCTGCTCAAGCCCGGCAAACTCACCGTGGAAGAGTTCGAGGTCATGAAGACGCACACCACGCTGGGCCGCAACGCCATCGAAGACGCCGAGCGGCGCCTGGGCATGCGCGTGGCGTTCCTGAGCGTGTCGAAAGAGATCGCCTACAGCCACCAGGAAAAGTGGGACGGCACCGGCTACCCGGAGGGCCTGGCGGGCGATGCCATTCCCGTCTCGGCCCGGCTCATGGCCGTGGCCGACGTGTACGACGCGCTCATCAGCAAGCGCATCTACAAGCCCGCGTACTCGCATGAACAGGCCTGCGCCACCATCGTGCGGGGCCGCGGCGCGCATTTCGACCCCGACATGGTGGACGCCTTCGTGGAACTGGCCGACGACTTCCGCGACATCGCGGTCAAGTATCCCGACCCGCAATAG